Proteins from a genomic interval of Methanofollis formosanus:
- the leuS gene encoding leucine--tRNA ligase — protein MAEWDIQKLEEKYRDVWPSTFEADPDEKDKFYLNVAFPYPSGAMHVGHGRTYIVPDVVARFWRMQDKNVLFPMAFHVTGTPVIGISKRIAKGDPDTVRLYRDLYQVPEDVLARFDDPMTIVQYFAGDYERIMRRCGLSIDWRRRFITVDPQYSKYIEWQYAHLKEGEHVVKGVHPVKYCPSCDNPVGDHDLLEGEKAEIMKFTLILFEWQGAKIPCATLRPETVYGVTNLWANPEVTYLRAKVDGEEWVLSREAAYKLEMQDHTIEVTGEVSGAEIVGSTASHPLCGEVPVLPAAFVDPDMGSGLVMSVPAHAPFDYIALRDLQEQGEFTGIEPVAIITSEGYGDLPAKDAIERAGITHQLDPRMDEVTREVYGAELLHGTLLANCGDQAGKPVKQARDDVAAIMLEEYGSKVMFEFDTRDVVCRCGGRVYVKILHDQWFLQYSDPAWKAQVHRQIDEMKIVPQEVRAEFDRTVDWLKDWACTRRVGLGTKLPWDTNWIIEPLSDSTLYMAFYTIAHHIKKIEPEKLTPEVFDYIIYGTGNPTTVPKETLDLIRAEFLYWYPYNYRFSAKDLISNHLTFQLFHHRAVMEEDKQPQGMVIFGMGLLNGAKMSSSKGNVVLLDDALNEFGPDTVRMFLVGSAEPWQDFDWRNELVIGAKKQIERFWNTVSEGIAVEENDGREIDGWLISRLQHRIENTTLALQNFQTRQALQEAFFGIEADLKWYRRRLPTIAPGSAAVQELCSAWVRLLAPVVPYTSEELWHQMGHDEPVAFAPWPVADAAKIDERTELAEEFLARTVEDIESIMRIIQMKPRAVNLYVAPAWKRQVFSIIAGAADPKQAVKLVMADEGLRGKGKAAADAAKQVTKFIHRLPPELVESVAAHDLDETAVLTAAQEFLQREFNVPVRVLEAEGSGEMKADAALPFKPAIVIE, from the coding sequence GTGGCTGAGTGGGATATACAGAAACTGGAAGAGAAGTACCGCGACGTCTGGCCGTCGACCTTCGAGGCCGACCCTGACGAGAAGGACAAGTTCTACCTGAACGTCGCCTTCCCCTACCCGAGCGGGGCGATGCATGTCGGGCACGGCCGGACCTATATCGTGCCCGACGTGGTCGCACGGTTCTGGAGGATGCAGGACAAGAACGTCCTTTTCCCGATGGCGTTCCATGTGACCGGGACGCCGGTGATCGGGATCTCCAAGAGGATCGCGAAGGGCGATCCCGACACGGTGCGGTTGTACCGCGATCTCTACCAGGTGCCCGAGGACGTGCTGGCACGTTTCGACGACCCCATGACGATCGTCCAGTACTTTGCCGGGGACTACGAGCGGATCATGCGCCGGTGCGGGCTCTCCATCGACTGGCGGCGGCGGTTCATCACGGTGGACCCGCAGTACTCGAAGTACATCGAGTGGCAGTATGCTCACCTCAAGGAAGGCGAGCATGTGGTCAAGGGCGTCCACCCGGTGAAGTACTGCCCGTCCTGCGACAACCCGGTCGGCGACCACGACCTGCTGGAGGGCGAGAAGGCCGAGATCATGAAGTTCACCCTCATCCTCTTCGAGTGGCAGGGTGCGAAGATCCCGTGCGCCACGCTCAGGCCCGAGACGGTCTACGGTGTCACGAACCTCTGGGCCAACCCGGAGGTGACGTATCTGCGGGCAAAGGTCGACGGCGAGGAGTGGGTGCTCTCTCGCGAGGCGGCGTACAAACTGGAGATGCAGGACCACACCATCGAGGTGACCGGCGAGGTGTCGGGCGCTGAGATCGTGGGGTCGACGGCCTCCCACCCGCTCTGCGGCGAGGTGCCGGTCCTGCCGGCGGCCTTCGTGGACCCCGATATGGGATCCGGACTGGTGATGTCGGTGCCAGCCCATGCGCCTTTCGACTACATCGCGCTCCGCGACCTCCAGGAGCAGGGCGAGTTCACCGGGATCGAGCCGGTGGCGATCATCACGTCCGAGGGCTACGGCGATCTCCCGGCAAAGGACGCCATCGAACGGGCCGGGATCACCCATCAGCTCGATCCCAGGATGGACGAGGTGACCCGCGAGGTCTACGGCGCAGAACTCCTCCACGGCACCCTCCTCGCCAACTGCGGTGATCAGGCCGGCAAGCCGGTGAAGCAGGCCCGCGACGATGTGGCCGCAATCATGCTCGAGGAGTACGGCTCGAAGGTGATGTTCGAGTTCGATACCCGCGATGTGGTCTGCCGGTGCGGTGGCCGGGTGTATGTGAAGATCCTCCATGACCAGTGGTTCCTCCAGTACTCGGACCCGGCGTGGAAGGCCCAGGTGCACCGGCAGATCGACGAGATGAAGATCGTGCCCCAGGAGGTCCGCGCCGAGTTCGACCGGACGGTGGACTGGCTCAAGGACTGGGCCTGCACCCGCCGGGTGGGGCTTGGGACGAAGCTCCCGTGGGACACGAACTGGATCATCGAGCCGCTCTCAGACTCGACGCTGTACATGGCGTTCTACACGATCGCCCACCACATCAAGAAGATCGAACCTGAGAAGCTCACGCCCGAGGTCTTCGACTATATCATCTACGGGACCGGGAACCCGACGACGGTGCCGAAGGAGACGCTGGATCTGATCAGGGCGGAGTTCCTGTACTGGTATCCGTACAACTACCGGTTCTCGGCGAAGGACCTCATCTCCAACCACCTCACCTTCCAACTCTTCCACCACCGTGCGGTGATGGAGGAGGACAAGCAGCCGCAGGGTATGGTCATCTTCGGGATGGGGTTGCTGAACGGGGCGAAGATGTCCTCGTCCAAGGGGAATGTGGTGCTCCTGGACGACGCCCTCAACGAGTTCGGGCCCGATACGGTGCGGATGTTCCTGGTGGGTTCGGCCGAGCCCTGGCAGGACTTCGACTGGCGTAACGAACTGGTGATCGGTGCGAAGAAGCAGATCGAGCGGTTCTGGAATACGGTCTCCGAGGGGATCGCCGTCGAGGAGAACGACGGGCGCGAGATCGACGGGTGGCTCATCTCCAGGCTCCAGCACCGGATCGAGAATACCACCCTGGCGCTGCAGAACTTCCAGACGCGGCAGGCGCTGCAGGAGGCGTTCTTCGGGATCGAGGCCGACCTGAAGTGGTACCGCCGGCGTCTGCCGACGATCGCCCCGGGTTCGGCGGCGGTGCAGGAACTCTGCTCGGCCTGGGTGCGGTTGCTCGCCCCGGTGGTCCCGTACACCTCCGAGGAACTCTGGCACCAGATGGGACACGACGAACCGGTGGCCTTTGCCCCGTGGCCGGTGGCCGACGCCGCGAAGATCGACGAGAGGACTGAACTGGCCGAGGAGTTCCTGGCGAGGACGGTGGAGGACATCGAGTCGATCATGCGGATCATCCAGATGAAGCCGCGTGCGGTGAACCTGTACGTGGCCCCGGCATGGAAGCGGCAGGTCTTCTCGATCATCGCGGGCGCCGCGGACCCGAAGCAGGCGGTCAAACTGGTGATGGCCGACGAGGGCCTCCGCGGCAAGGGCAAGGCGGCGGCCGATGCGGCCAAGCAGGTGACGAAGTTCATCCACCGTCTGCCCCCCGAACTGGTCGAGAGTGTCGCCGCCCACGACCTCGACGAGACGGCAGTGCTCACTGCGGCGCAGGAGTTCCTGCAGCGGGAGTTCAATGTCCCGGTCAGGGTGCTGGAGGCAGAGGGGAGCGGCGAGATGAAGGCCGACGCCGCTCTGCCGTTCAAGCCGGCGATTGTCATCGAATAA
- a CDS encoding DNA alkylation repair protein has product MDPVIAQIREELQEQADPEIRKNSRRFFKEEIVCYGLKTSAVHAIAKKYWKEVKTRDKAEIFALCEELYRSGYMEEAFIVSKWAHLLKDRYEPGDLAVFRHWIETSISNWAECDGLCNHAVGDFIEEYPGYIEELKRWTQSENRWMRRAAAVSLIVPAKHGKFLDDAIEIADLLLTDEDDLVQKGYGWLLKEASRQHRDEIFAYVMEHKKTMPRTALRYAIELMPKEMRAEAMKKDW; this is encoded by the coding sequence ATGGACCCGGTCATTGCGCAGATCCGTGAAGAACTGCAGGAGCAGGCGGATCCCGAGATCCGGAAGAACTCCCGACGGTTCTTCAAGGAAGAGATCGTCTGCTATGGCCTCAAGACCTCGGCCGTCCACGCGATCGCGAAGAAGTACTGGAAGGAGGTGAAAACGCGGGACAAAGCGGAGATCTTCGCCCTCTGTGAGGAACTCTACCGGTCAGGATATATGGAGGAGGCCTTCATCGTCTCGAAATGGGCGCACCTGCTGAAAGACCGGTACGAACCCGGAGACCTCGCCGTCTTCAGGCACTGGATCGAGACCTCCATCTCCAACTGGGCCGAATGCGACGGGCTCTGCAACCACGCAGTGGGCGACTTCATCGAAGAATACCCCGGGTACATCGAGGAGCTCAAACGCTGGACACAGTCAGAGAACCGGTGGATGCGGCGGGCCGCCGCCGTCTCGCTGATCGTCCCGGCAAAACACGGAAAATTCCTGGACGACGCGATCGAGATCGCCGATCTTCTCCTCACCGACGAAGACGACCTGGTGCAGAAGGGGTACGGCTGGCTCCTCAAGGAGGCGAGCAGGCAGCACCGGGACGAGATCTTCGCGTATGTGATGGAGCACAAGAAAACGATGCCGCGGACGGCGCTGCGGTACGCCATCGAACTGATGCCGAAAGAGATGAGGGCGGAGGCGATGAAGAAGGACTGGTGA
- a CDS encoding NosD domain-containing protein → MKRGMLLFFILLAGLLLVAPAMAGPQTGTTELTITKLAKDGSVIAQKTVDYEWMEKNLPVLGDGKTHWYMQGPTFDEDNKWDPSESVNVDSRDYGAPKGTDVRDLCDLVGGMSPGDEIRIESPDGFYKTFGYENVYDPKPRQGPMVICWYIGEESITGDYQGVGYPPDYFVGMRLLFYADTSTNPWGRHVFGHSDMQACLDEKYWHYYNGIWPATSGLSVKNVGEVTIYSQDEGPAYGSLTVTSAPEGATVFVDFSDTGNTTNTTFTSVLAGKHTVTVRKNGYLDAEQTVTVPADGDASLHFDLKKATGEWYVDPSGNGTFDTIQKAVDAAHEGDTIIIRNGTYRENVDVDKRLLITSEYGKDTTIVRVAETHSQDDNVFDVTADGVVIRGLTLRDAELGGSGAVFHGTSGGLIEDVRCTNNSYGISLRGATHTVVRNVSTTDCYRGVYLTGGANENRIEGSEVSWNADYGIWLESSHNNIITRNNASGAEGGGGLNFRASNNNLVTNNTVDSYLQEGGYGITLEHGSQNNTIYLNTFQGWCPASVRPGQVNTWNTTRPATYVYHGKIHTGRMGNYFEPGPLNKGYTGTDEDGDGIGDTPFPISRCDDFDYYPLIEPVANYTLGVSSPVLSTISVGSTSAAVTPGTRLTLSAVAYDQYGTEIPETSFTWTSSNETVGTIGQDGAFVAHEVGATVITAASGTVEGKMTMTVARPGIVHGPYITGTTRTETTISWKSAVPTVGQVDYAPASGYVPGSYAHTVTDTEESCLHHVVLTGLEAGTTYHYRVRAGQNTTRDFTFQTFPDTGEPFTFIVYSDSQEQKPYYTQLERHGMVAERIAEEEGDAVFVLLVGDTVSEVNNPDEWDRFFAAGGAMFANTTLYTALGNHENNRSIYYETFALPQWYSFDCGDLHVTVLDSNSMKGSQMAKQTAWFKDDLAAADDARWTVAAFHQPPYHSGEVHGQGWPDEAWRETVEERGVDVIFNGDVHSYQRYLVNGTQYIIAATGGGMQYPLKEEKEPGYQAGMEYILGYERVQVDPAKGTVTMEFVPVAGVSEDSSEITKVYPPGEVFDRVVLGQSVGPDLAPVTIATDGPAVAGEDATVVVTVENIGGTAAGAFAVNLTVDGAALGKQEAAGLLAGERATFAFSWKPESQGQYTFVAVVEGPAEEAAVENNQMVQQIAVLSPDENPAFKEGAIKLAPGWNLVSVPKQLAPGSDTALVFAGVESAGHSLCTFDAGTQRWQALGPDDPVTPLTGVLVYAGDAAAVPLTFDTDPVHLPPAKRLSKGWNLIGISGTDTEPAALALVSAEGRWERCVGYDALRQIYETPVTADAAGRVLFPGKGYWLGASENGTLAGTAV, encoded by the coding sequence ATGAAAAGAGGAATGCTTCTCTTCTTCATCCTCCTCGCCGGCCTCCTCCTCGTGGCGCCGGCAATGGCTGGCCCCCAGACCGGCACGACCGAGTTGACGATCACTAAACTCGCCAAAGACGGATCGGTGATCGCACAGAAAACCGTCGATTACGAATGGATGGAAAAGAACCTGCCGGTACTGGGGGACGGGAAGACCCACTGGTATATGCAGGGACCGACCTTTGACGAGGACAACAAATGGGATCCTTCGGAATCGGTGAACGTCGACAGCCGCGATTACGGCGCACCGAAAGGGACCGATGTCAGGGATCTCTGTGACCTTGTCGGCGGGATGAGTCCCGGAGACGAGATCAGGATCGAATCCCCGGACGGTTTTTACAAGACGTTCGGGTACGAGAACGTGTACGACCCCAAGCCGCGCCAGGGGCCGATGGTGATCTGCTGGTACATTGGCGAGGAATCGATCACCGGAGACTACCAGGGTGTGGGCTATCCCCCCGACTACTTCGTCGGGATGCGCCTCCTCTTCTATGCCGACACCTCGACCAACCCCTGGGGCAGACACGTCTTCGGCCACTCCGATATGCAGGCATGCCTCGACGAAAAATACTGGCACTATTATAACGGCATATGGCCGGCGACAAGCGGACTCTCAGTAAAGAATGTCGGTGAGGTCACCATCTACAGCCAGGACGAAGGCCCGGCGTACGGCAGCCTCACCGTCACTTCGGCACCTGAAGGTGCGACCGTCTTCGTGGACTTCTCAGACACCGGCAACACGACAAACACCACCTTCACCTCAGTCCTGGCCGGGAAGCATACGGTCACCGTACGCAAGAACGGGTACCTTGATGCAGAGCAGACCGTGACCGTGCCGGCAGACGGGGACGCCTCTCTTCATTTCGACCTGAAAAAGGCGACAGGAGAATGGTACGTCGATCCCTCCGGCAACGGCACCTTCGATACCATCCAGAAGGCAGTCGACGCCGCCCACGAGGGCGACACGATCATCATCAGAAACGGGACATACCGGGAAAATGTCGATGTAGACAAACGCCTTCTCATCACCTCCGAGTACGGGAAGGACACGACTATCGTGAGGGTCGCAGAAACCCACAGCCAGGACGACAATGTCTTTGACGTGACCGCCGACGGGGTGGTCATCCGCGGCCTGACCCTGCGAGACGCAGAACTGGGCGGGTCAGGAGCGGTCTTCCACGGCACCTCGGGAGGACTGATCGAGGACGTCCGGTGCACCAACAACAGTTACGGCATCTCCCTGCGAGGAGCGACCCATACGGTCGTCAGGAACGTATCGACCACCGACTGCTACCGGGGGGTCTACCTGACCGGCGGTGCGAACGAAAACCGGATCGAAGGTAGCGAGGTGAGTTGGAACGCCGATTACGGGATCTGGCTGGAAAGTTCGCACAACAACATCATCACCCGCAACAACGCCTCCGGGGCGGAGGGCGGCGGCGGCCTGAACTTCAGGGCGTCCAACAACAACCTCGTTACCAACAACACCGTCGACAGTTATCTCCAGGAAGGCGGGTACGGGATCACCCTCGAGCACGGGTCGCAGAACAACACCATCTACCTCAACACCTTCCAGGGATGGTGTCCGGCAAGCGTCAGGCCGGGACAGGTCAACACCTGGAACACCACCCGTCCGGCCACCTATGTCTATCATGGAAAGATCCATACCGGGAGGATGGGCAACTACTTTGAGCCGGGGCCGTTGAATAAGGGTTACACCGGCACCGACGAGGACGGGGACGGCATCGGCGACACGCCCTTCCCGATCTCCCGGTGCGACGACTTCGACTATTATCCGCTCATCGAACCGGTGGCAAACTACACTCTCGGGGTATCGTCCCCGGTTCTCTCCACCATCTCGGTCGGGTCGACATCCGCGGCCGTCACGCCGGGGACGAGACTGACACTCAGCGCCGTTGCCTATGACCAGTACGGTACCGAGATACCTGAAACATCCTTCACCTGGACCAGCAGCAACGAGACGGTGGGGACGATCGGGCAGGACGGTGCATTTGTCGCCCATGAGGTCGGGGCCACGGTGATCACCGCGGCGTCGGGCACGGTGGAAGGGAAGATGACCATGACCGTGGCCAGACCGGGCATCGTTCACGGGCCGTACATCACCGGGACGACCAGGACGGAGACGACGATCAGCTGGAAGAGCGCCGTCCCGACGGTCGGGCAGGTGGACTATGCCCCGGCGTCCGGGTACGTTCCCGGTTCCTACGCCCACACGGTCACCGACACCGAGGAGTCCTGCCTCCACCACGTCGTCCTCACCGGGCTTGAAGCCGGGACGACCTATCATTACCGCGTGAGGGCCGGGCAGAATACGACCCGCGATTTCACCTTCCAGACATTCCCCGATACCGGAGAACCGTTCACGTTCATCGTGTACAGCGACTCGCAGGAACAGAAGCCATATTATACACAACTGGAGAGGCACGGAATGGTCGCAGAGCGGATCGCAGAAGAGGAGGGGGACGCCGTCTTCGTCCTCCTTGTCGGCGATACGGTCAGCGAAGTGAATAATCCGGACGAATGGGACCGGTTCTTTGCGGCCGGTGGGGCGATGTTCGCGAACACCACTCTTTACACCGCCCTCGGGAACCACGAGAACAACAGAAGCATCTATTATGAGACCTTCGCTCTGCCGCAGTGGTACTCTTTTGACTGCGGCGACCTCCATGTGACGGTGCTGGACTCCAATAGCATGAAGGGCAGTCAGATGGCGAAGCAGACGGCCTGGTTCAAGGACGACCTGGCGGCGGCCGACGATGCACGCTGGACAGTCGCCGCTTTCCACCAGCCGCCGTACCACTCGGGCGAGGTCCATGGTCAGGGATGGCCTGACGAGGCGTGGCGGGAGACCGTCGAGGAGAGAGGGGTAGACGTCATCTTCAACGGGGACGTCCATTCATACCAGCGGTACCTGGTCAACGGCACGCAGTACATCATCGCGGCGACCGGCGGCGGGATGCAGTACCCACTCAAAGAGGAGAAGGAGCCTGGATACCAGGCTGGCATGGAATATATCCTGGGCTATGAGCGGGTGCAGGTGGACCCGGCGAAAGGGACGGTTACGATGGAGTTCGTGCCGGTGGCCGGGGTCTCGGAGGACAGCAGCGAGATCACGAAGGTCTATCCGCCGGGCGAGGTCTTCGACCGGGTGGTGCTCGGTCAGAGCGTGGGGCCCGACCTGGCGCCGGTGACGATCGCGACCGACGGCCCGGCGGTGGCCGGGGAGGATGCCACGGTGGTGGTGACGGTCGAGAATATCGGCGGGACCGCGGCCGGGGCCTTCGCGGTCAACCTCACAGTGGACGGTGCGGCCCTCGGGAAGCAGGAGGCCGCAGGTCTTCTTGCCGGCGAGAGGGCGACCTTCGCCTTCTCCTGGAAACCGGAAAGCCAGGGCCAGTACACCTTTGTAGCGGTGGTCGAAGGCCCGGCTGAAGAGGCGGCCGTCGAGAACAATCAGATGGTACAGCAGATCGCTGTCCTCTCGCCGGACGAGAACCCGGCCTTCAAAGAGGGAGCGATCAAACTTGCCCCAGGCTGGAACCTTGTTTCGGTCCCGAAGCAGTTGGCGCCGGGCAGTGACACGGCCCTGGTCTTCGCGGGCGTAGAGTCTGCCGGGCATTCGCTCTGTACCTTTGACGCCGGGACGCAGCGCTGGCAGGCCCTGGGCCCGGACGATCCCGTCACCCCCCTCACCGGGGTGCTCGTCTATGCCGGAGACGCGGCCGCCGTGCCCCTGACCTTCGACACCGATCCGGTCCATCTCCCGCCGGCGAAGCGGCTCTCGAAGGGCTGGAACCTGATAGGCATTTCAGGGACCGACACCGAACCTGCGGCCCTCGCCCTCGTCTCGGCGGAAGGGCGGTGGGAGCGGTGCGTCGGCTACGACGCCCTGCGGCAGATCTACGAGACGCCGGTGACGGCCGACGCCGCCGGCCGCGTCCTCTTCCCGGGCAAGGGCTACTGGCTCGGAGCGAGTGAGAACGGCACCCTTGCGGGAACCGCGGTCTGA